Proteins co-encoded in one Prunus persica cultivar Lovell chromosome G6, Prunus_persica_NCBIv2, whole genome shotgun sequence genomic window:
- the LOC18772568 gene encoding laccase-4: MEMVRVIRALVLVACLLFPASVECMVRHYKFNVVQKKTSRLCSSKPIVTVNGRYPGPTIYAREDDTVLIKVVNHVKYNVSIHWHGIRQLRTGWADGPAYITQCPIQPGQNYVYNFTITGQRGTLWWHAHILWLRATLHGALVILPKLGVPYPFPAPQKEVVVILGEWWKSDVESVINQALKSGSAPNVSDAHTINGHSGPLSTCSSQGGFKLPVRPGKTYMLRIINAALNEELFFKIANHKLTVVEVDAVYTKPFKTDTVLIAPGQTTNVLLSTNHGTGKYLVAASPFMDNPTILVDNKTATATLHYTGTPESTRTTLTAPPPQNATLVATKFTNSLRSLNSVKFPARVPLKIDHSLLFTVGLGLHTCASCANGNRVVADINNVTFVMPKISLLQAHFFNISGVFTDDFPGNPLNPYNYTGPQPTNMQTMKGTRLYRLAYNSTVQLVLQDTGMIAPENHPVHLHGFNFFEVGRGLGNFNPKTDPKRFNLIDPVERNTIGVPSGGWTAIRFRADNPGVWFMHCHLEVHTTWGLKMAFVVDNGKGPNESVLPPPSDLPKC, translated from the exons atggagATGGTGCGTGTGATTCGTGCCTTGGTTTTGGTGGCTTGTTTGTTGTTTCCAGCATCAGTGGAATGCATGGTTCGACATTACAAGTTCAAT GTGGTGCAAAAGAAAACCTCAAGATTATGTTCAAGCAAGCCCATTGTCACAGTCAATGGAAGGTACCCTGGGCCCACCATATATGCTAGGGAAGATGACACAGTGCTGATCAAGGTGGTCAACCACGTCAAATACAATGTTAGCATCCATTG GCATGGAATCCGACAACTGCGGACGGGTTGGGCTGATGGGCCGGCATACATAACCCAATGTCCAATTCAACCCGGTCAAAACTATGTGTACAACTTCACCATCACTGGGCAAAGGGGCACACTTTGGTGGCATGCACACATCCTGTGGCTCAGGGCCACACTCCATGGCGCCTTGGTCATCTTACCCAAGCTTGGGGTCCCATACCCATTTCCTGCACCCCAAAAAGAAGTTGTTGTAATCTTAG GTGAATGGTGGAAATCAGATGTGGAATCTGTTATTAATCAGGCTTTGAAATCTGGCTCAGCCCCGAATGTCTCTGATGCTCACACAATTAATGGTCATTCGGGCCCTCTATCTACCTGCTCTTCACAAG GAGGGTTTAAATTACCAGTAAGACCTGGCAAGACATACATGCTAAGAATCATCAATGCTGCGCTCAATGAAGAGCTCTTCTTCAAGATAGCCAACCACAAACTAACCGTGGTTGAGGTTGATGCTGTGTACACAAAACCCTTCAAAACTGACACCGTTCTGATAGCCCCAGGGCAGACCACAAACGTTCTTCTATCAACCAACCATGGCACAGGCAAGTACTTGGTTGCAGCCTCACCTTTCATGGACAATCCAACCATCCTTGTAGACAACAAAACTGCCACTGCTACTTTGCACTATACGGGCACCCCCGAAAGCACTAGGACCACCCTCACAGCCCCACCTCCTCAAAATGCCACACTAGTTGCAACAAAGTTTACAAATTCCCTCAGAAGCCTGAATTCAGTCAAGTTTCCTGCTAGGGTTCCATTGAAAATTGACCACTCTCTTTTGTTCACTGTTGGCCTTGGCCTTCACACTTGTGCTTCATGTGCCAATGGCAACAGAGTGGTGGCAGATATCAATAATGTCACATTTGTGATGCCCAAAATCTCACTTCTTCAAGCACATTTCTTCAACATAAGTGGAGTTTTTACCGATGATTTTCCCGGAAACCCTTTGAATCCTTATAATTATACGGGCCCACAGCCGACGAATATGCAGACCATGAAGGGGACTAGGCTTTATAGACTTGCTTATAACTCTACAGTGCAGCTTGTGTTGCAAGACACTGGGATGATTGCCCCTGAAAACCATCCAGTTCATCTTCATGGGTTTAATTTCTTTGAGGTTGGGAGGGGATTGGGGAATTTCAACCCAAAGACAGATCCAAAAAGATTTAATCTTATTGACCCTGTTGAGAGGAACACAATAGGAGTGCCATCTGGTGGATGGACTGCTATTAGATTCAGGGCTGATAATCCAG GAGTTTGGTTTATGCATTGTCATCTTGAAGTGCACACAACATGGGGGCTTAAAATGGCATTTGTGGTGGACAATGGCAAAGGCCCAAATGAATCTGTTCTACCACCTCCAAGCGACCTTCCCAAGTGTTAG
- the LOC18775077 gene encoding protein NRT1/ PTR FAMILY 8.2: MAEDDVPTKAAAAEDVYTKDGTVDFHGNPAKRNATGTWKACPFILGNECCERLAYYGMSSNLVLYFKTQLHQTSAVAAKNNSNWSGTCYLTPLLGAFLADAYLGRYKTIASFSIIYVIGMTLLTMSASVPGLKPTCSGKDNCHANGGQTAATFIALYLIALGTGGIKPCVSSYGADQFDDDDEVEKKHKGSFFNWFYFSINVGALIASSVLVWIQENVGWGWGFGVPAVAMAIAVVSFFSGSRLYRNQKPGGSPLTRIIQVLVASVRKYKVKVPEDKSLLYETADAESSSIQGSRKLDHTNEFRFFDKAAVEVQSDHIKDSKDPWRLSTVTQVEELKSIIRLLPIWATGIIFAAVYNQMSNFFVLQGNLMDIRVGHSSFEIPAASLSIFDTLSVIFWVPIYDRVLVPVARKYTGHKNGLTTLQRMGIGLFISIFSMICAAVLELIRLRSVREHNYYEYEHMPMSVFWQVPQYFLIGAAEVFTFIGQSEFFYDQAPDAMRSLCSALALSTVALGNYFNSILVTIVTKTTTKNKNPGWIPNNLNYGHLDYFFWLLAVLSVLNLGAYLLISKWYTYKKTVGTLR, encoded by the exons ATGGCAGAAGATGATGTGCCCAccaaagcagcagcagcagaagaTGTATACACCAAAGATGGGACTGTGGATTTTCATGGAAACCCAGCTAAGAGAAATGCCACAGGAACCTGGAAAGCCTGCCCTTTTATTCTAG GGAATGAATGCTGTGAAAGATTGGCTTACTATGGGATGAGCTCTAATCTGGTGCTTTATTTCAAGACTCAACTACACCAAACCAGTGCTGTTGCTGCCAAAAATAACTCAAATTGGAGTGGAACATGCTACCTCACCCCCTTACTTGGAGCTTTTCTGGCTGATGCCTATTTGGGAAGATACAAGACTATTGCCTCCTTCTCAATCATCTATGTAATT GGGATGACACTTTTGACAATGTCAGCATCGGTCCCGGGACTGAAACCAACCTGTTCAGGAAAAGACAATTGCCATGCAAATGGTGGACAAACTGCAGCAACTTTCATAGCACTTTACCTAATAGCATTGGGGACTGGTGGGATTAAGCCTTGTGTCTCATCCTATGGAGCAGACCagtttgatgatgatgatgaggttgaAAAGAAACACAAGGGTTCTTTCTTCAATTGGTTCTATTTTTCCATTAATGTTGGTGCTTTGATTGCCAGCTCTGTGCTGGTGTGGATACAAGAAAATGTGGGTTGGGGATGGGGTTTCGGCGTTCCAGCCGTTGCCATGGCAATTGCTGTAGTGAGTTTCTTTTCAGGTTCTCGGTTATATAGGAATCAGAAGCCTGGAGGTAGCCCTCTGACACGCATAATTCAGGTGCTGGTGGCATCTGTGAGAAAATACAAGGTGAAAGTTCCCGAAGACAAGTCCCTTTTGTATGAGACTGCAGATGCAGAGTCTTCGTCCATCCAAGGAAGCCGCAAACTTGATCACACAAATGAATTTAG GTTCTTTGACAAAGCAGCAGTGGAGGTACAATCCGACCATATAAAGGACTCAAAAGACCCATGGAGACTTAGTACAGTTACTCAAGTGGAGGAGCTAAAATCAATCATAAGGCTGCTTCCCATATGGGCAACTGGTATCATCTTTGCTGCTGTCTACAATCAGATGAGCAACTTTTTTGTGTTGCAAGGCAACCTTATGGATATTCGTGTGGGCCACTCTAGCTTCGAAATCCCAGCAGCATCTCTTTCCATCTTCGACACCCTTAGTGTCATTTTCTGGGTCCCAATATATGATCGAGTCCTTGTCCCAGTAGCTAGAAAATACACTGGTCACAAGAATGGCCTAACCACACTCCAGAGGATGGGGATTGGCCTCTTCATCTCCATATTTTCCATGATATGTGCTGCAGTTTTGGAACTCATCAGACTCAGAAGTGTTCGAGAGCATAACTATTATGAATACGAGCACATGCCCATGTCAGTTTTTTGGCAAGTACCTCAGTATTTCCTCATAGGAGCTGCAGAAGTTTTCACATTCATAGGACAGTCGGAGTTTTTCTATGATCAGGCACCTGATGCCATGAGGAGCTTGTGTTCTGCCCTCGCACTCTCCACAGTTGCACTAGGAAACTACTTCAACTCTATTCTTGTGACCATTGTTACCAAGACAACTACGAAGAACAAGAATCCTGGATGGATACCGAACAATTTGAATTACGGACACCTTGATTATTTCTTCTGGTTATTGGCAGTGCTGAGTGTTCTGAACCTAGGAGCATATCTCTTGATATCCAAGTGGTACACGTATAAAAAGACCGTCGGAACTCTGCGTTGA
- the LOC18775174 gene encoding uncharacterized protein LOC18775174, translating into MIRKRYQDVKAGYQLAKSLNAQKYLKKIGLGKEDYYFWKQIGKALLCTYTLFGVAWLYNEKSPLGWWTLKPKPKEERELAHLYERRQFPYPGDEEAMEEFVAKGGMIGTTIGPKGFVETDKDAFNYQKELQNKKLDQEAQKLWLRMKNEVIQELQEKGYVGDAE; encoded by the exons ATGATTCGCAAACGCTATCAGGATGTCAAAGCAG GGTACCAATTGGCCAAATCGTTGAACGCTCAGAAGTACTTGAAGAAGATAGGACTGGGCAAGGAAGACTACTACTTCTGGAAACAAATAGGCAAGGCTTTGCTATGCACATACACTCTTTTCGGCGTAGCGTGGCTCTACAACGAGAAATCACCACTCGGCTGGTGGACGCTGAAGCCTAAGCCCAAGGAAGAGAGGGAGCTGGCGCACCTGTACGAGCGTCGACAGTTCCCCTACCCGGGCGACGAAGAAGCCATGGAAGAGTTTGTTGCCAAGGGGGGAATGATCGGCACGACAATTGGCCCGAAAGGGTTCGTTGAGACGGACAAAGATGCGTTTAATTATCAGAAGGAGTTGCAGAATAAGAAGCTGGATCAGGAAGCTCAGAAGCTGTGGTTGAGGATGAAGAATGAGGTCATTCAGGAGCTTCAAGAGAAGGGCTACGTAGGTGACGCTGAGTGA
- the LOC18772967 gene encoding UPF0503 protein At3g09070, chloroplastic, with the protein MTLYRQTHRLSTCLRHPTKPITGFCAPCLSERLAGLDSAAAAAHPQPPTRNPHSGSELRRSKSCSGQRPESSSANAPDPTRRKSCDVRARNTLSELFNIDDDRKGLPRKFEVELRGEEEKNDSGDEARVLDSDAEFKTMKELIDLEWERKKGAGRDLKEIAGTFWGTASVLSKKVRQWRRKQKTKKAENEGFVCQKRRETQSEVGEYALGRRSCDTDPVPGRMSLDEPRASWDGYLGPRAHHPRLTPMVSVVEESLERSPGGSAQTKDYYCSQRRRSFDRSAAEVDELKLVTNARVSPATTELFYGAKLLITEKELMGSGSKLKSVEDECEEEEEEEEGGVGVGVEAVCKNAAVESTNGVDHQKPNRRHKKWSFWGLMQRRSEKKCVDEDNADSWQKLRRVANGEANSGSVSQKLIRSYSVSCRNSCKMVDLFSNVNDVGVESKSNGLKTLQRNKSARYSPSNLDHGLLRFYLTPLRSYRKSESGKSRPSSNNLQSLPKNVL; encoded by the coding sequence ATGACCCTATACCGCCAAACTCACCGCCTGTCCACCTGTCTCCGCCACCCTACCAAACCCATCACCGGCTTCTGCGCCCCCTGCCTCAGTGAACGCCTGGCCGGCCTCGACTCCGCCGCCGCTGCCGCTCACCCCCAACCACCGACCCGGAACCCCCATTCCGGGTCCGAGCTCCGGCGCAGCAAGTCATGCTCCGGCCAGAGACCTGAGTCTTCATCGGCCAACGCCCCCGACCCGACCCGGCGCAAGTCCTGCGACGTTCGGGCTCGGAACACTCTGTCGGAGCTCTTCAACATCGACGACGACCGCAAAGGCCTGCCCAGAAAGTTTGAGGTCGAACTGAGAGGAGAAGAGGAGAAAAATGATAGTGGAGACGaagctagggttttggattcGGATGCGGAGTTCAAGACGATGAAGGAGCTGATAGATCTCGAGTGGGAGAGGAAGAAGGGTGCGGGTCGGGATTTGAAGGAAATCGCAGGGACATTTTGGGGAACGGCGTCGGTTTTGAGCAAGAAGGTGAGGCAATGGCGGCGGAAGCAGAAGACGAAGAAGGCGGAGAACGAGGGTTTCGTGTGCCAGAAGCGGAGGGAAACCCAGTCGGAGGTTGGAGAGTACGCATTGGGGAGAAGATCGTGCGATACGGATCCGGTTCCGGGTCGAATGTCGCTTGACGAGCCTCGGGCTTCGTGGGACGGGTATTTGGGTCCAAGAGCCCACCACCCGAGGCTGACGCCGATGGTTTCGGTTGTGGAAGAGAGCTTGGAGAGGAGCCCAGGTGGGTCAGCTCAAACCAAAGACTATTACTGTTCGCAGCGGCGGCGGAGCTTCGATCGATCGGCGGCGGAGGTTGATGAGTTGAAGTTGGTAACAAATGCCAGAGTGTCCCCTGCGACTACAGAGTTGTTCTATGGCGCCAAGTTGCTAATTACAGAGAAGGAACTGATGGGTTCGGGTTCGAAGTTGAAATCTGTTGAAGATGAGtgtgaggaggaggaggaggaggaggagggtggTGTTGGGGTTGGCGTTGAAGCTGTTTGTAAAAATGCTGCTGTGGAATCAACCAATGGGGTTGATCATCAAAAGCCGAATAGGCGGCACAAGAAGTGGAGTTTTTGGGGTTTGATGCAGAGGAGAAGTGAAAAGAAATGTGTGGATGAAGACAATGCGGATTCTTGGCAAAAGCTGAGGAGGGTTGCCAATGGAGAAGCCAACAGTGGGTCTGTGAGCCAGAAGCTGATTCGGAGTTACAGCGTTAGCTGTAGGAACTCGTGCAAAATGGTTGATTTGTTCAGCAATGTGAATGACGTTGGTGTCGAGAGCAAAAGCAATGGTTTGAAGACTCTGCAGAGGAACAAGAGTGCTCGGTATTCGCCAAGCAATCTTGATCATGGATTGTTGAGGTTTTACTTGACGCCATTGAGGAGCTACAGGAAGAGTGAGTCAGGAAAGAGTAGGCCAAGCAGCAACAACTTACAGTCTCTGCCCAAGAATGTCTTGTAA